Proteins encoded in a region of the Bradyrhizobium sp. CB3481 genome:
- a CDS encoding cytochrome P450 → MAQAAQRKLPSIDVSDPRLYQDDTWRPLFAQLRRDDPVHYCEASPFGPYWSVTRYDDIFAVELDHETYSSSSELGGIQVADQPKGREISNFIRMDPPGHTAQRRTVAPIVAPSNLTNFEPLIRKRTCDVIDALPRHETFDWVARVSTDLTNMMLATLFDFPWQDRAKLTWWSDVAIANVNSPDAVVHSEAERYDELGRMGEYFRKLWEARADAPPTFDLISMLSHSEATRHLQPREFIGTMALLIVGGNDTTRNSMSGGLMALCENPEQFELVRARRELIPNLVSEIIRYHTPVLHMRRTARHDTELVGRRIANGDKVVMWYISGNRDEDKIDRADEFIIDRAKPRQHLAFGAGIHRCVGDRLAEQQIRILWEEILNRDLRFEIMGPPQRLYSNFIRGIRSLPVRIVS, encoded by the coding sequence ATGGCTCAGGCGGCGCAGCGCAAGCTGCCCTCGATCGACGTCAGCGATCCCCGTCTTTATCAGGACGACACCTGGCGGCCGCTGTTCGCGCAATTGCGCCGTGACGATCCCGTGCATTATTGCGAGGCCTCGCCGTTCGGACCGTATTGGTCGGTGACGCGCTACGACGACATTTTTGCGGTCGAGCTCGACCACGAAACCTATTCGTCCAGTTCCGAACTCGGCGGTATTCAGGTGGCCGACCAGCCCAAAGGCCGCGAGATTTCCAACTTCATCCGCATGGACCCGCCCGGCCATACCGCGCAGCGGCGTACCGTCGCGCCGATCGTAGCGCCGTCCAACCTCACCAATTTCGAGCCGCTGATCCGAAAGCGCACCTGTGACGTGATCGACGCGTTGCCGCGCCACGAGACCTTCGATTGGGTCGCCCGCGTCTCGACCGACCTCACCAACATGATGTTGGCGACCTTGTTCGATTTCCCGTGGCAAGATCGCGCGAAGCTGACCTGGTGGTCCGATGTCGCCATCGCCAACGTCAATTCGCCTGACGCCGTCGTGCATTCGGAAGCCGAGCGTTACGATGAGCTTGGCAGGATGGGCGAATATTTCCGCAAATTGTGGGAGGCCCGTGCCGACGCGCCGCCGACTTTCGACCTGATCTCGATGCTGTCCCATTCCGAAGCTACGCGGCATCTGCAACCGCGCGAGTTCATCGGCACGATGGCGCTCCTGATCGTCGGCGGCAACGACACCACCCGCAATTCCATGAGCGGCGGGCTGATGGCGCTGTGCGAGAACCCCGAGCAGTTCGAACTGGTCCGCGCACGACGCGAATTGATCCCGAACCTCGTCTCCGAGATCATCCGCTATCACACGCCGGTTCTGCATATGCGCCGCACCGCGCGCCATGACACCGAACTCGTCGGCCGGCGCATCGCGAATGGCGACAAGGTGGTGATGTGGTACATCTCGGGCAACCGCGATGAAGACAAGATCGATCGCGCCGATGAATTTATCATCGATCGCGCCAAGCCGCGGCAGCATCTCGCCTTCGGCGCCGGCATCCACCGCTGCGTCGGCGACCGCCTCGCCGAACAGCAAATCCGCATCCTCTGGGAGGAAATATTGAACCGCGACCTTCGCTTCGAAATCATGGGGCCGCCGCAGCGCCTCTATTCGAATTTCATCCGCGGCATCCGCTCGCTGCCGGTGAGGATTGTGAGTTGA